In Cryptomeria japonica chromosome 5, Sugi_1.0, whole genome shotgun sequence, the genomic window tatccctaaccatgatgtaaaacctAATTGTaagcctaatcctaactctaaactCTAATCCAAACTATAACCCTgaccttaaccataatcctaagccccAACACTAACCATAATCCTTACCCTAATTGTAAGCTTGATGTAAATCCTGGCCCTATCTACATTAACTATTGCCACTGCTTCGAATAAAAGAACTTTATCAAGTAATATTATGATGTTAGTGTTACTTCAATGATAACTAAGCTAACTTCATCAATGAGAAAAACAAAATAGTTACaatttatatcatttttaataAGCTTACCTTTTATAATCCTTCCACTTTCACCAAACCTATTAGAAAAATATCCTCCACATACTCCACTCCTCAGCAaaaaataaatcatatagaaaatatATTAAATTCTCCAGagtaaattcaaatttatattactACCATGAGCTAATTAAACCTTAACTTTATCCTTAAAATgaagctttattatataatcctaaccctcacaccatgctttatccttaaactcTAACTCTATTTGAGTACTAATGCTAActctaactataattaaaccctaaataaattgcaatactaaccctaaacctaatcctaatcaAGATGCAAATTCTAACCCTAGCAATAACCttaattataaccttaaacctaaccataacccaaaccctaaaactaaccctaataTGAATAATAATGTAAACACTAACTATCatcctaatcctaattttaaaccCTATCCCAAAGCATAACCCTAACCTTTACCATGATTcaaatcctaaacctaaccataatcctaagccctGACCCTATCCATAATCgtaacaataaccctaatcatgatgaAAATCCTAATCATAACGttgaccctaaacctaaccttaaccatgatgtaaacactaacattaatcctaacactaaccatgatataaaccacaaacctagctataatactaatgttaaccctaacactaacctgaATGATGGTCTtaaccataacctttaccatagtcctagccacaactctaaaccattaccttattcataaccctaaccctaacctaacctaatcataaccATAAACCCCAACTCTAAAATTAGGGAATGACTCTATAGCCCTTAGGTTGTGCACTAATCATCTATTACAATGTATTAATAATACATTGAGGGTATTAATATCTTGGTACAACCTAAGGGTTGGATAGTTTTTTCTCTAaaaaataaccctaaacctaacccttaccatgatgtacaccctaacCCTACTCATAATTCCAgacatgatgtaaaccctaatcctaaccatgatgtaaattgaaaccctaaccctaagcataatATTAacccaaactagaaaccctaaccctaaccataaccctaattaaatttgAACACTAACCTTCAAACGAAGCTCtaatatatagccaaaaacctaacaACGTGCTTTATCCTTAAATCCTGACCCTTCTTGAGTCATAaaactaactctaaccttaatttagttgtaatgctaaccctaatcctaattaaaccctatccctaaccctaatattgattctaattcaacctcaacccttaccccaagcattatcctcaAATAACAACTCTAATCAATAACTAAAaccaaatataattattattttatctataatactataactccctctaatctagaccctaaccctaaccctaaccctaaccctaacctgacaatgacccaaaacctaactttatatctaattattaattataatatttaaccTAACTTTATATgcaattattaattatatataaccTTATAATCCTAActatgtaaccctaaccctaattataattctaaccctaaccctaaccttaatactaattgtaaccctaaccctaaccctaatcttaaccttaaccctaattacaaTCACTAAGATTAACACGAATCATAACCTTTACCCCTACCCTAACCCTAATGCTAAGTACAATATTAACTCTCATTATAATTATAActctaaccctcattataattagATAAACCTGACTATGatattagccctaaccctaaccctaatcttcagCTAAAGCCCACATAATTGTTGTTCTATCATTATCATAATCTTATCTATAACCATAGTCCCACCCCTAACTCTAACCAAGTTTTAAACCCTGACCTTgatattatacacttaataactataaaacaatattatagtttcaaaataagaatataatacatttaaaatattttaaatttatattatgaatattattttcaataaattagaaaataatatcataataacgaaaaacaatataaattaataataataatatattataatattattccacaaacaaataaaaaataataataattgcaataaaaatattacatattattgcaacaaacattaataatataatattatatagttctatttttaatttttttattgtttcccatgttgcaTCGCAACtactactagcttacatatatttgattttaatcacacacacacacacacacacacacacacacacacacacatatatatatatataatacgtcgagagatatccttcttgaggcgcctatttttatcatgtaccccgAACTCTAATAGGTGCCTTGAAAAGATATCTCTGgacgtattatatatatatgtgattaaaatcaaatatatgtaagctagttatTTAGCCTCAAATCTATATGTAAAAAAGTTTTAGAAATATTGAAGGATCAAAAGTCATAGAAACAACTCATTCACTATCTTCCTTGAAATATACAACCTCCTATTGTTGTTTCGATGccttaaaaatattttttagagtCTTCCATAAGGTTAAATTTAGAACAACTGCTTGGAGTATAGATCATTTGTATTTTAGAGTATATTGCTTTTTCTATTCTGTAAAGCCTTCTTTGCATAGACTTCAATtatttggaaaaggtcaagaacGAGGGGTATGAATATATCAAACATCACTTTCCCCGCTATTTGAACTTTCTACAGACATGGCGTCTCACACCTCTAcactatgatttaaaaaaaaaaagaaagcaaaGATATTTAAAAGAGTGATAGGAATTTAGGATTCTTGTTGTGGGTATTTAATTTTCTTGTTGTGGGTACCATTCTCAACGGTCTACCATTATTTGAGTGTCAGCTTCAGATTTCGATAGACAAGTAGACAACTGAAGAAGTCAAGTAATGTTATGTATGCGATATAAAAGCTGGACCGATCTCTTCACCTACCCTCTTGACTTGTTCCTTTATCGCCTTGCTTCCCCTCACACTTAAACTAGTAGCTAGAATCAGAACCTATGTGATCATATCTACCCATTAGTAGTcaattttaaatttgtttattttatttatggGTTTATTTAGAAGAAAGATTATAGGAAGAGAGGGTACATGTCCTTTTGCAGAGTTAGGACATTTGAGACAGAAAAATATTATGTTCTATATTATAAAATTTGTATAGATATTTgaataaaatacataaataattTAGTTGTAACTTAGTAGTAGGTTTTAATAAAGATTTACTCAATAAAGATATGATCGAAAAAAGTGAAGAAATCCTAATCAAATAATGATCAAAGATCAATATTTCATAAAGTGAAGTATAGTAAGATTTGCCATTCCATAGACTATCTTTAACTTCATTAACATTAAAAATATTCTATTGTGTTGTAGATTAAGTTGAAGAGTTGagaattttgaaagattttaaaaATGTTAAACAATAAGATTGTAACCAAAACTTTGTTGAGATGTTGTCTCTTTCCTCATGAATAATTTGTTACACACCATAAGTTTAACAGATTTATACaatacaaagaaaaagacaacaaatgTTATAATGAATTTACACAAATCACCAAacaaaaccacacacacacacacacacacattacatacatacatacatacatacgtgtgtgtacacacgtgcacacacacacacacatacatatacatacatacatacatacgtgtgtacatacatacatatgtatgtatgtatgtatgtatgcatgtacatgtatatgtgtgtgtgtacatatatatacatacacacacacacacacacacacacacacatgcatacatacatacatacatacatatctatatctatatctatatctatacacacacacacacacatacatatacatatacatatacatatacatatacatatacatatatgtatatatatgtgtctctatatatatgtgtatatatacacatatacatatatgtatatatacacacacacacacattccttCTTTATTCTCATCCAAAATCAAGCACAATTAAGTACACTTTCTTCTATGGATACAACAAAGCAAAATTAGACTTTCTTTTTAGAATATTGATatacaataaatattacaataaaagaatTGCTTAATATTATTTAGAAAGAATTATTGAGTTCTTAGAGAAGCTAGATGACAAAATTTTCCTAGATATTGTTTATGATACTATTTTTTATGGAATATTAAATacatcttttcaataaattgaatAAAGATTGAATTCCTTTGGTGACATATCTCAACGTATGGATTTGTATAGTTTTTGAGTTTGTATATGATGTTTCAATATACAATGTACACAAGAGTATTCAATATCATTCAAAACATTAATACAATTGATATTTAACTAGAAAAATGCAATGGAttataaatcaaattaaaaaaaaaatgtatgtatATTTTTGAGAGGTTGAAAAATtgaaatggacaaaataatgataAACTATTTTTCTACAAGTagaaataattttcaaattaatttatttttccaccACATAATATTATCATGTCCATAACAATATACATTTTCAATCAAAAGTAATAAATTTGacaatttaacaaaaaaattaaagcgttgcaatttttaaaaaaaatttgaacaacaatattttttttcaatGACTATTTTCTAACTAAACCAGTTCAaaaatacatattgaaatcaaaattaatgtttataATAATCTACTTTTCCAACTTATCATAGAAAATGACTATTATGATTTATATACTGGTGCTCATGTCATTCATGTCATTCAAGCCATTATCATATTTGAAATTTAATTCAATGAATTAAAAGTGTGGcatgcaattttaaaaaaaaaagattttataataattattcccaatattaataaaaaaaatatttaaaatggaAAATCTTATGTACACTATAAAATTCTTATCATGATTAATATTTTCTGATTCAATTGTGTGTTAGCTTTTGTGTCAATGTTTGGATCACCCTCTTGATCTATCATTAAAATGAATTAATATTTCTTACAAAATtctctttgaaattttttaattttattttgaatagaaaaaatgaatttgaaatgaaacGATTTAAAATATTCCCtatacaaaatttaaaaaataataagagATCAGTAATGAAAGCAATATATATCCAACAAAACACAAAGCTATCAATTGTTTCAGTATTGACTCTCTGGTAGAAGTCGCTTGCATGACTAGAGTCTTCTAGAACCCGCTATTTGAAACTTTCCACAGGCGTGGCCTCTCTACCAGACATTGCAGTCACAATAACAAAACAAAACGAAAATGGCGATACTCGTAGACTTACATGCCTTTCGAAAAGCAGGATAGGAATTTGAATTTATTGTTGtggcatttaattttgtcattgttGATTTTGATACCATTGTAGTGCACGCCGCCATTATTTCAATGTTATCTTCAGATTTCAGGTCAAGTCATCTTACAACTATTACTTCACCCACGCTGCCGACTTCTCCATTGACTGCACTTCGCTCTCCTATTAAACATGCAGCTAGAGCCAAAGCCTTTGTGCTGACATTTAGTCCTTAGGAATCTTTTTTGATCATTTCTTTGTAAAATAAGTGCATGGAAAAAGTCAAAAGAGGTTTGTTAAAGGATATGTTTTTAGGCACTGGCtatgcagcggacaaaatggcccgcgcatgccatgccttctccatgGATGGCCCCCATGCCATGACGGCACCGCCTTCCCTCCTGCTGCGCGAACGTACATCCACTGCCGGAACTGCCAATCACTGTCCAATCAAACCGTACACGTCCACCACGCCCATAGTTTTGTTTTATTCAATTGAATTATTTTTTAAGAAATTTGGAAAAAATGTATGTTggtttaaacaaaaaaatattatcgAAATAAATATTATCATTGAGATTTTTCTGAATTAAAGACATTTAAAtgatataaaaatattatttatgaaatagGCCTCATCTCAAAATAAATTCAATTCAAGTTGTATATAATAGCTTGATAGTAGTCAATTATTCAAGCATGAAAATATGATCTCATTTTTCTCAAACCCTTCGTGCCATCTCGAGTTCTTTtcggacatttttttattttttttgacaagtcCTTGCGGGTGGGGGATTTTTTGTTTTTAAAGTATGATTacttttttaaattgaaataatttattttaattttttttataattttttatttttattttaattttaattttttataataagtaTGACATCTTCTAAAGTTCAATATTTACATagtatattttctttgaatgtttttaagTTTTTATAGTTTGTACATaagtaaaaatttaattcaaactataacttattgctcaaatttacaaaataaaatgtatataaattactcacaagtaaaaaaattaaattcaaactatGTAAATATTGTATCTAGATTgacaatttaatatatatttattcaaaatttcatttGATAGGTGTATTTTAGATTAATGTTTAATATCACAtatcaaaaaaattgttaaaatatttgatTGGACTGTCCATGCCATCTCTAGTCTTTTCggacatttttttcatttttttgataaCTCTGTGGGGGGATGGGGGTGGAgggaagtttttttttaaaaatgtatgattatattttttaaattgaaataatttattttaatatgtttttataatttatttttttagttatATTTGTaagataataaattaataattaataatgtatttaaagtTTTTGAATAATAAGTTATTGTTTTCTTTAATGtttgattatatttttaaaattgaaataatttattttaatattttttcataattttttatttattattatttttcaatttttaaagttATGTTTgtgaaataataaattaaataaattaatagttaattataattttaaaattctaagttaaaaacattataaattattaagtttattaatttttaacctttttaacctacattattaagttataatgtttttaagttttattaattgtttatttatttaagtttttataatttaattgataaaatttagttagtctattttctttgtatgtttattattattatttaatctaataatttataaatttaatcaaataatcaaatattttaacaatttttttgataTGTGATATTAAACATTAATCTAAAATACACCTATCaaatgaaattttgaataaatatattttaaattgtcaatctagatacaatatttacatagtttgaatttaatttttttacttgtgtgtaatttatatacattttattttgtaaatttgaacAATAAGTTAcagtttgaattaaatttttacttatgtatcatatattatatgtttaattaTTCTAAAAATATTAAGAATGAAAAAAGATTgaactttaaataaaataaattaatagttaattataatattaaattttaagttaaaaaaattataaattattaagtttattaagttttattattaatttttaatctttttaacctacattattaagttataatatttttaagttttattaattgtttatttatttaagtttttataatttaattaataaaattaataattaataatttatttgtgaaataataaattaatagttaattataatattaaatttttaagttaaaaatattataaattattaagtttattaagttttattattaatttttaatctttttaacctacattattattaagttataatgattttaagttttattaattgtttatttatttaaatttttataatttaattaataaaatttacttagtatattttctttgtatgtttattattattatttaatttaataatatataaatttaatcaaataatcaaatattttaacaatttttttgataTGTGATATTAAACATTAATCTAAAATACACCTATCaaatgaaattttgaataaatatatattaaattgtcaatctagataaaatatttacatagtttgaatttaatttttttacttgtgtgtaatttatatacattttattttgtaaatttgagcaataagttatagtttgaattaaatttttacttATGTACAAACTATAAAAacttaaaaacattcaaaaaaaaatatactaAGTAAATATTGAACTTTAGAAGATGTCATacttattattaaaaattaaaattaaaattaaaataaaaaattacaaaataaattaaaataaattgtttcaaTTTAAAAATGTaatcatattttaaaaataaaaaataaaaaaaatcccccATCCCAACGGACttgtcaaaaaaaatgaaaaaatgtctgaaaaggaCTCGAGATGGCACAGAGGGTTTGAGAAAAATGAGATCATATTTTCATGCTTGAATAATTGACTACTATCAAGTTATTATATACAACTTGAATTGAATTCATTTTGAGATGAAGCctatttcataaataatatttttatatcatttaaatgtctttaatttaaaaaaatctcaatgataatatttattttgataatatttttttgtttaaacaaCATACATTTTTTGCAAATTTCTTAAAAAATAATTCAATTGAATAAAACAAAACTATGGGCGTGGTGGACGTGTACGGTTTGATTGGACAGTGATTGGCAGTTCCGGCAGTGGATGTACGTTCGCGCAGCAGGAGGGAAGGCGGTGTCGTCATGGCATGGGGGCCATCcatggagaaggcatggcatgcgcgggccattttgtccgctgcataGCCAGTGCCATGTTTTTAAAGTGGAATAGTTCAACAGGATAAAATcttattttggattattttctggATCAAAGTACATAAGCAATATAGCAAGATTTAGTTTCGGAGTCAAATAACATTTATTCAGTGAGCAGATcagcaaaaatgccaaaagatcagCAAAAATAGTAGAATCTATACTCCCATAAACCCTCAGAAATCTTCTACAATTGAATTTAGAAATGGCGAGGAAACGGATTATAGCCCTAACATGGTTCAAGAATTCTTTCCTGCCCTTTGCTCTGTATATTCTACTGCATAAATGCCAATCAACAACAACTGACATGGGAGACAGCCTTCCAGTAGGGACTTCCCTCGTCGGAAATCAGACTTTGGTCTCGAAGAATGGCACCTTTGCATTGGGATTTTTCAGTCCCCAAAAAACCAATAACTGGTATATTGGCATCTGGTATGCCAAAGTGTCGGAGAAAACATTTGTATGGGTAGCTAACCGCGAAAATCCTGTGAGAAACATTCCCGGCGTTTTAAATTTATCAAGAGATGGTTATCTTCGACTGTTTGATTTACGTGGACGATTAATTTGGTCGTCCGACAACAGCTTGAAGGCGTCCCGGGCATCTTTGTTGGAATCAGGTAATTTGGTTTTGCTAAGAACACGGGCCGGGAAAGTTTGGGAAAGTTTCCAACATCCGGTGGATACATGGCTGCCAGGGATGAAGATGCGGAAAGGAATGAAACTCACTTCTTGGAAGAGCTCTTCTGATCCGGCACCTGGGCCTTTCTATTTACAAATGGATCCTTCACCAGCAAGCACTCAGTTTTCGGCGTTCTCTCACAACAGTGGTCCGTACTGGTCTAGCGGAGAGTGGAACGGAAAATATTTCGCAAATATGCCAGGATTTGCCTCGGCAGGCTCCCAAGTTAAAATAGTGTGTGTAACGCTTCCTCCTTCAAGAATGTACTGCACATATACAACCAAGGGTATGATAATGGAACACTCAAGTTTGAAAAAGAATGGTGAACTTTGGGTGTACTATATGATACAAAATGGTGGGTGGATGGTGGATGCGTTCGGACCGACGGATCAATGCATTGTTTATGGTGTGTGTGGGGCTAACGCAGCATGCATTGACTATACACAGCTGAATGCTCATGTCACAGGCAATGCCAATGACACGTGTACATGTCTACAGGGGTTCAGGCCCCAAAACAGCCATGCTTGGGATTCTCAAGAGTGGTGGTTAAGTGGTTGTGTTCGGCGAAGTCCATTGCAGTGCTCTCTCACAAATTCTACCGACGGTTTTTTGGAAGTGAAGGACAAGCTTTTGGCCGACGATGAAGCGGCTGCATATAGCAAGGAGCAAACTCTGAGTGGATGCCAACTTGCCTGCCTCAACAACTGCTCGTGCATGGCCTTTCGGCTCAGCAGCTCATCTCCTCCTGTCTGTCGATTGTGGTTTGGGGATTTGATGAATGTGCACGAGTCCCCTGGCATCCAGTCATTCTATCTCTGTTTGGCAGCTTCTGAGTTACAAGGTTCGACAACTAAGCCAAGAAATAAATCCTTTGGCCTTCACATATTGCTTCCTGGGGGCGCTGCGggtcttgttcttgttcttgttcttgttctggtCGTGTTTATTATGTGGAAACGTGGAAGAATGGCAAAGGAGGATGACGTCCCCACATCTCTTAGAGCATTCACTTTCCGAAAGTTGCGAGTTGCAACTAAGAATTTCAGGCATAAGCTGGGAAAAGGATCATTCGGTTCGGTGTTCAAAGGTACTCTAGCAGACAAAACTCTCATCGCTGTCAAAAGGTTAGAGGGTTTAGCAGGAACTGAAAAGCAATTTCGTGCAGAAATTAGTACCATTGGTGAAATACAACATGTGAATCTGGTCAGGCTGTTCGGATTTTGTGCGGAGGAATCTCGAAGGCTACTCGTTTATGAGTACATGCCCAACGGCTCTCTTGACTCCTTTCTGCTCCGTGGGAAAGAGGGAGAAGTGCAAGGGAAATTATTAAGTTGGAAAACCAGATTTCAGATAGCGTTGGGCACTGCGCGAGGACTAGCTTATCTTCACGATGAATGTAGGGATTGCATCATTCACTGTGATATTAAGCCAGAAAACATTCTCCTTGATGCCGATTTTTGTCCCAAGGTAGCTGATTTTGGTCTGGCAAA contains:
- the LOC131049177 gene encoding G-type lectin S-receptor-like serine/threonine-protein kinase At2g19130 — its product is MARKRIIALTWFKNSFLPFALYILLHKCQSTTTDMGDSLPVGTSLVGNQTLVSKNGTFALGFFSPQKTNNWYIGIWYAKVSEKTFVWVANRENPVRNIPGVLNLSRDGYLRLFDLRGRLIWSSDNSLKASRASLLESGNLVLLRTRAGKVWESFQHPVDTWLPGMKMRKGMKLTSWKSSSDPAPGPFYLQMDPSPASTQFSAFSHNSGPYWSSGEWNGKYFANMPGFASAGSQVKIVCVTLPPSRMYCTYTTKGMIMEHSSLKKNGELWVYYMIQNGGWMVDAFGPTDQCIVYGVCGANAACIDYTQLNAHVTGNANDTCTCLQGFRPQNSHAWDSQEWWLSGCVRRSPLQCSLTNSTDGFLEVKDKLLADDEAAAYSKEQTLSGCQLACLNNCSCMAFRLSSSSPPVCRLWFGDLMNVHESPGIQSFYLCLAASELQGSTTKPRNKSFGLHILLPGGAAGLVLVLVLVLVVFIMWKRGRMAKEDDVPTSLRAFTFRKLRVATKNFRHKLGKGSFGSVFKGTLADKTLIAVKRLEGLAGTEKQFRAEISTIGEIQHVNLVRLFGFCAEESRRLLVYEYMPNGSLDSFLLRGKEGEVQGKLLSWKTRFQIALGTARGLAYLHDECRDCIIHCDIKPENILLDADFCPKVADFGLAKLLGRNFSRVLTTTRGTIGYLAPEWISGIPITPKADVYSFGMTLLEIIAGRRNVDLTVPQPSCYYFPPWAADQFHKGNLMAIVDGRISGEADAEEVRRAVTASILCIQRDEMVRPTMAQVVQLLQGTVETSAPQFQQSVDRLQDHPSCKQDGLQGTIPASFLMMSEPCT